TCTAAAACCTATGAATTCTCACGTatataatttactaaaaaaatttttttttttaaattttcatggatTTAAAAACATCCTTTGTATCATGGCATCAAAACTGACTCTAAAGAACCATGACAGATTGAAGTGATATTTTAAAGGTTTACTGGAAACTTCTAAACCAAATCTTAAAAGCCTGGAATATTCACTAAAATATAAAGTGCATGCAAACAATTTCTAAACACTTCCCATGCTAATCTGGAGCAGTTCCTGGCACCCCCTGACCAGGTTCTCCCTATCTGTCCATCATCCATGGTCAGCCTCTGGCCTCTGCCAATACTCCGTGGTCTGCAGTGCAGATTGGCCCTTCTTTGGCCCTCGTGAAATCTTTTACTCCTGTGTCTGCTTCCCTGTAATATGCACCTCGATGGCTGGACTATGCCTCAATCATCTTTGTACCCTCTGGGCTTCCAATCACCCACATCCAAGCCTGTCCACAAGTCTTTTCATTCTGTTAGATGGTGGTATCTTGGACTAGATCCTGGACCtgatcaaatgaaatgaaaaaatgaaaaaaaaacagatgactTCGAAATCCAGTGAATAGTATTGCacctattttaatttcttactttAGACAAATGAGCCATGCATGGTTATATAATTTGTTAACTGGGAAGCTAGGCGAAAGATACACAGGAACTCTGCAGGCCATCTTTAAAACTATTGCTCCTATCAAATTATCTAAAGATaagaattctaaaaacaaaagatgctagaaaagaagaattttattcAGAGCTAACCAGAGAATGTCTACTTACTCcgtgtcttttctttcttgaagtaCTTCATTCCGGCCAGTAAAGCTCCACCAATTGCAAACGTGAATGCCAAAGACTTCCAGGAAACAGGCTACTGGGGCAGAGATttcaaataaagatatatattagtAAGATGCAAACATTCAACCCCACTGAATTCACTATGGTGGTCTTTCATAGACATGAATACAAGTCCTGATTCTGTTAAATATACAGAAGGTCTCCTGTTCCTCTGGGGGGGAGGAAGTACCCAGAGTCTGGAGGCACTTTACACCGCGGTGATCACAATCACGGAGGCATTCATTTCCAAAGGGAAACTCCGTAAATGCATTCCAGGTGAATGAGACCCAAAGCTCAAGTCTCACGACTGTTCCCTCCGCGCGACCCCGCCTGCCATCTGCTGATTTCAAAACCCGTTACTTGGGTGACTGTGCTGACTGATAACTAggaacacaaaacaaagaaaattcgGTTTGACCCAACTCTGGCTTCCAGAAATAACAGAGCCAAAGCAGAAACGGAGCTCCTCGCAAATTACTTGTTTGCACTCCTTCTCCAGTCCCGAGGTGGACGTCCACCTCCTCGGCCTCCGTCGTGAAcctcccctcccgcccgcccAGCTTCTAAAGCCCACCTCTCTCAGCTGTCAAGTTCTCCTGGGGTCGGAACGAGCACCTGAGAAAGATGTAGTAAGATGGCCTATCCCGCACGCAACCACGACGCGCATCTCGTCTCGCTCCCTCTCGACCCACACGGCGACCCTCTCAAGGGGGTTCAAGCGACAGAACTAAACATGCTCCCAGCCCTCAATCCCGGCCGACGCGAGGCCGAGGCCTCCGAGGAGAACGCGAACCCTATCTTGGCGGCATCGGGGAGGGGCGGGCGCCCCAGCGCGCTGCAACCCAAGCCCGAGACGGCAGCGGCGTGGGGAAGCCGTCGGCTGTCACGTCCTCCGCTCCGGGGAGGAGGGCGCCGCAGGCCGCGGTGCAGGGAGGGCTGCAGGGCCGCACTCACCCCGGGCTTGGAGGGGCGCGTGGGGTCTCTGCGGCCCTTGGGCTCCGAGCCGGACGACCCCGGCGGGGGCGGCATCGCCGTGCTCACGGGCCGCCTTCCCGGTCCGCGGCCAGCGAGCTCCGAGGCCCGCCACGCGCAGACTTGCCTCCGCCAGACGCCGGCGCTGCCGTCGGCGCCGTCGGCCGGGGCCCAGACCCCGAGCCCGCGAGGCAGCAGCCGCCACAGTCGGGCCCCCGGAAGCCGCACGCCCGGGCCGGGGAGCAGCCACAGCCCCGCCATGACCGCGGCGGACCGCGCCTCCTCTGGCCCGCCCCCCGACTTCCGGCGCCGCGGCCACTTCCTCCGGAAGTCGCAGGGGGCCGCTCTTTCCGCTCGGCTCGCTGGTGGCGAGGTCGCCCAGCCGGTAGCCAGGGAGCCCGCGGCCGCGGAGCCGGCGCGCGGTAGGTGGTTCCTCGCGGCTGGAGGCGGGTCCGGCCGCGGCTGGGCGGGGGCTtggcggcgcgggcgggcgcgggcgggcgcgggcggctgCGGCGGGctcgggcgcgggcgggggcgcggacCGCCCGGGCAGCACCCCCAGCCGCGCGGCCCCCGCTGCATCGGTCCTGGGGTGCGGGCCGGCCCGTTGCGCTCGGCGTCCGGGACTTACTCCCAGGGGTGGCCCTGGGCGGACTGGGGCGGAGCGCGGCGCCGAGTGTGCGCTCCCGGTGCGTCGGCTGGGGGCGAACCCCGCACCCCCCGGCGACCTCGGGGCACCTCTGGCGCCGGGCTTGCCGGGCTTCAGGTGTGCGGATGACGTCCTCCCTGGGACCGCGCCTGGCGCCAGGCCGGGGACAGCCCAGCCGCCCTCGCGGGCTCAGAGCATCCTTCTCTCTGGCTGCGGAAGCTGCAGCTTGTGCACACGCGGCCTCTTTGCCTGTGTTTCCATCCCGGTGTCTGCACCCCTAAGGCCTCCGCGCTGGATtggcaaaacagaaaaacacgTGGGGCGGGGGCAAAGAAAAACCCTCTACTTCTCCTCCTCGGCTTCAGATTCTGCTCCTGCGTGCCTTTTATCAGGGAGCTTGCCCCGAGCGAAGCCCCCGCGTGCCCCACTGCGTGTGGGTGTGCAGCCGGCATAACTCGCGAGTGAGTGTGCTCCCCCCTCCACAGTCAGGCTGGACTCTGCTGATACCCGCATTTCTTCATTCCCGAATTGAACCGGGATTTTCTGGAAGttttgcacttcttttttttttttttaatttattcaggaaagacacagagaatggcagagacacaggcagagggagaagcaggctccctgcggggaccccgatgcaggactcgatcccaggaccccggggtcacgccctgagccgaaggcagatgctcagccactgagccccccaggtgtcccaggttccGCACTTCAGTTCCTTCTCAAACTAATTTTTCTGCCCTGAGGTTTCCCGTGGGTGAGGGTTCTACTTGCCTGTTTCCGTGGCTATTTCCCCGCCCTGGGAGTTTTTCCCCCAATTgccaaaaagacacaaaaatactTTCCTCATTCAGGCAGTGAGCATCtaaaaattttcttcatctttctcattGCTCCACTGTGTGTTAATTATGTCAGTCATACAAATTTTCTACTCTATTTTGTTCTATAAAatgttttggtttgttgttttggttATCTTGAGGTTCACTAGGCAGATATGTTTTCAggtaattaaaaagtaattaatgtGCAGGTAGTGCCATATGATTTACAAAGTAGATTACAGTATGTTAGTTGAATCTCACAAGTGCCCATGAGAGTTATTTCCCTTTAGGAAAACCTGGGACTGCAGTTCACTTTCAGGTCTTCCAATTTCAAAGCTTTCAGCAGCCATCCTCTTGCCTCTTAAGTAAAACCTAGGTAACTTCACAAATAACGGTGCACTCCAAACTTTTAGAATAAACCTCACTTAAAACTCgggattttcctttcttttcaagaGCACATTATTTCCTTGGATCTTCTGATTTGTccagactttttttcttctctaaactttttaaaaacttcatagaCATTTAGAAACATGCAGaaaagcaagagagcacaaacCTCACGTGCCCATTATCGGCTTCAGCAGTCATCCTCCACTcacccactgtgtgtgtgtatctggtAGAGGATGCAGGGTATTTTGACAAAGTCCCATGGCATTGGCACATTTATTAATTCTGCATTTCCTCACTGGAGGtgtctggggttttttgtttgtttgtttttcctctctctgtccaCCCGGACAGTCTTTTTGAGCTCCCTGGCACCTCCCAGAACCATACGATAAGCGACAAAAGGCACGAACTAGTGGATAGAGTTCCCTGCCCACTGGGGTTTTTTGGACCCGCCTGACTTACTTCTGATCCTAACAGTCTTTCCTTACACAGAGCCTTGTCTCTACTGCTTGCTTCATATCTTTCTTTTAACAGATGGCAGTATCAGTTTGCATTTCTGTGTTTAAAagtaatgtctttattttgtaaaactgtATGTTCCCTGCCGTATGTCTTTGACATTTCtgatctcttttcttcccccagaaCACATTACTGTTTTGAAGTGTGTGGCCCTCGCTGCTTCCCTGCACATTGCTTAATTTTCTTGAAAAAGTTGGCAAATCTTAGTTTACCCTTGAGTTTCTTCTCTAAATTGAACTGTATTCCAGTGAAAGGTGTATCTGATGGGACTTTTCATATAACATGACAGGAATCTTAGAGCCAGTTCAATTTGACTAGATTCagaggaaaatttatttatttatttatttatttatttatttatttatttatttagagagggagagagagtgtgtgagcgtGCACACATGAGcatgagggtgggaggggcagagagagagagggagagagaatcctaagcgaGCTCTGTGCTGAATGCCGAGGGgggctcctgagatcatgacctgagtcgaaccAAGAAtcggacatttaaccaactgagccgtcAGAGGAGAGTGTAATGGCTGATGGAATTGAATGACCAAGAGTAGTTCTAGCAGGAACAGGTGGATCCCAGTATTCAACTGATGTTTCTAGGACTTGACTTCTTTGCATCATTCAAATGTGCTTCCTTCCAGGTTGGACTTCTTCTCAGGTAACCTTCCCCAGCAGCTCCGGCCTTCATCATCAGCTTCACAAATGTGGTTGCAGCAAAAGCCCCTGCGTTAAGGCTCAGGGTGATATGCTTACTCCCAACTGATCAGAGGGAAACTGGGCACTTACAGGCCAGGGCGGGGTCATGTGTGTGCTTTTCAGACACGTGCACAGCCAGAGGGTAAAGGTCATAGCACATGCAGCAATGCAGGGATTTGTGTGGATGCCTAGAGGGACTAGGGCTGCTATTACCAGAAGAATAGGAATTGAATACTAACTAGGCAGGCAAAAATAATGGCTTCTCCTAGAAGATCACTAAAAGCTCCCTCTGGGAGATCCGCCATACAGATCATCACCTTACAGCCTctgagtttgtttatttatttatttttaaagatttatttattcatgagagacacagagaggcagagacataggcagagggagaagcaggctccccatggggagccctaCGTTGGACTCGATGCctggactccgagatcatgacctgagctgaatgaaggcagatgctcagccactgagccacccaggcatccctacagccTCTGagtttaaagacaaaaacaaacaaacacatttgGCAAGGGATAAAAGCCTCCCCAGAATCCACTTTCTCTTAAGCTCTGGTAATCATGTTCCAGTGATAACATGTACCCAGTTATCTTCTGTTTGGATTCTCCTACTAATCTGTATTTTGAATCACAAATATTTGAAACCAAATAAGACTACAGATTTTCATCTAACTTAGATGAATTTGATATTTAATGTATCTGAGTTCTCCACCCTTCAAATCAGATGATCTCACCCACCCTGCACACATAATAGCTGGCCTGGTATCTACTGGGATTTTCGGATGGGGACTGCAGAAGGAAGcgagcaaatgaaaaaaaaaaaagtgttagaacACCAAGCTGCTCTTCAGGATTTCCAGCCTTTTTCTAGTGCTGCTTTATACCTGTGTTAGGTCTAGTTCTACCCAGTCCaattaaggaagaaaggaaagtaaTTGGGTGGATCACATAGAATGTGTGTCCTTTAGTGACAGTGATTTCGGAATGAAAAGAGACCTCTGATTCTCAAATTGAAGTCTGGCTCCCTTATGGGCTGTGGAGTTGTCACCCCCACCTCGGACAGCAGCCCTCTGTCAGCTAGGATTTCACACATCTGTGGATGATTAAAGAGAACTCAGTAGCTGTAGGGGCCACTGGAGACCAGGAGTCTGAAAGTAATTTTAGAAATTCCACATGAAGTTGTTTTAGAAACAAGGAGCTTTAATAAGCTTAGATGCCATGGTGCAGTCTATTGCCATAGACTTTATAGTAAGAGTAGTTGATTCTTTAGGGTCATGgcctttggtttttaatttaattcttagttGTTTTGGCTCTTTTGAGGCATTACAAATGGTTATTTAGATTGtaaataatctaataaaataatagattttcagGTCTAACTCCTTTGTTCTCGGCTAGTGTGGCAGGGCACAGATCACATGTGAGAAGAAAAGATGATGTATTTTCCGTTTTGGTTATGAGGGTAGTTaatattcatgttaaaaaaaaagctggctcAAATTCGAATCCAGCTGTTGAATAACCAGGAACCATTTCTCAGAAATGAAGATCATTACATCAATATTATAGCTAGTTTTTGTgctggattttgtttctttatttaaaatgattcctctcctttcttcatctcttccccCTGTTATTCCAGATAGAAAATATGAGCAAGTTCTTTCAAGCAACCTACAcaccaaagaagagaaaagatcCAGCCTGACACAAAATAACCTGTAGCAGGAACCTAGCCAAAGTACAATGAACAAGTGTAATATGTAACTTTCTATAAAAAGAATCCTGAGGTtgtgatataattattttttgtgtttgtggaAGAAAgtactgtgtgtatgtgtaaaaaaACTAGTgtagatttcttaaaaatcacaagTTCTACCAGATGTGAGTTTGACTTTCCTGGATTTAGAATGCCTGTTCAATAATAGGATGATacctttttttgtaaattgtttcTCTTCTGAAGAGTAGAggttattttacagagaagaggACTAAACTGTTTGAAGGACTTGGTACTTTGTCTCCAGGACAATTGGACTTGAAGGCTCATGTGCTTCTCTCTTTATTATTAATAGTTTACCGTCCTCTTCGGCCCTTTtggaaaagtaaaatgtttatagCATAGTGacgtttttttcctttatctcatTTATCTAGAAAGCTGTTTGGAGGTTATGGACGATAAGCCTGGAACCCTGAGTGAGAATTCAGAGCTTCTCTTCTCCTTTGGGGTAATAGCAGACATTCAATATGCTGATTTAGAAGATGGCTATAATTTCCAAGGAAACAGGCGGAGGTACTACAGACATAGTCTTCTTCACTTGCGGGGTGCCATCGAACACTGGAATACAGAGGGCCGCCTGCCCCGCTGTGTGCTTCAGCTTGGAGATATCATTGATGGATATAACGCACAGTATAAAGCCTCCGAGAAGTCGCTAGAACTTGTTATGAACACTTTCCAGATGCTTAAAGTCCCGGTTCACCACACGTGGGGGAACCATGAGTTCTATAATTTCAGCAGAAACTACCTGACGAATTCTAAACTTAACACAAAGTTTTTAGAAGACCAGATTGTGCATCACCCTGAGACTGTGCCTTCGGAGGATTACTATGCCTATCACTTTGTCCCGTTCCCTCACTTCCGGTTCATTTTACTGGATGCTTACGACTTGAGCGTCTTAGGTGTGGATCAGT
The Vulpes lagopus strain Blue_001 chromosome 10, ASM1834538v1, whole genome shotgun sequence genome window above contains:
- the ADPRM gene encoding manganese-dependent ADP-ribose/CDP-alcohol diphosphatase, with the protein product MDDKPGTLSENSELLFSFGVIADIQYADLEDGYNFQGNRRRYYRHSLLHLRGAIEHWNTEGRLPRCVLQLGDIIDGYNAQYKASEKSLELVMNTFQMLKVPVHHTWGNHEFYNFSRNYLTNSKLNTKFLEDQIVHHPETVPSEDYYAYHFVPFPHFRFILLDAYDLSVLGVDQSSPKYQQCLKILREHNPNSELNSPQGLSEPQFVQFNGGFSQEQLNWLNEVLTFSDTNQEKVVIVSHLPIYPEASDSVCLAWNYRDALAVIWSHKCVVCFFAGHTHDGGYSEDPFGVHHINLEGVIETAPDSQAFGTVYVYPDKMMLKGRGRVPDRIMNYKKENASQF